Sequence from the Aquimarina sp. Aq107 genome:
AAACATTATTGCAATTGCCATCATCACTATTACACTTATACTTTTAAATTTTGTTTTCATTATTTTTTCTTTTAATTGTTAGATAATTTACTTCTTAGTATTCATCGAACCACTTAGGTAAACATTTCGAATACTATTTTTTTAAAAAAATTAAAGCTTTTTAAATTCTACCCTTCTATTTTTGGCTTTAGCTTCGAGTGTATTTTCTTTAGAAATAGGATCACTTTCTCCTTTACCATTGGTTTCTAACCTAGATCCATCAATCCCAAATTTATCTACAAGAACATTTTTTACAGAAACAGCTCTTTTTTTAGATAGTTTTTGATTAAAAACCTCATCTCCATCTTTATCTGTATGACCCGTTATTGACACTTTGATAGTAGGATTGTCTGAAAGGATCTTTGCAATTTTTTTAATTGTACCATATGATGCAGATTTTACAGATGCTTTTCCTGTGTCAAACGTAATTCCGTAAGTGACCAATTTCCCTTCTGTAATTAATTTATTACGCATATCAGGTTTCCCTACTGCATATCTTATATTACCAACATAATAGAATGTGTTCTCTGGTTTTGTTTGAGAAAAGAATTTTACGTTTTTAAGCACCGTAGTTTTCTCAAATGCTCTTGGAATATCAAACACTTTTTTCTCATCAATATATATTCTCATGCGTTGCTTTTGTTTCCAAATAGAAATGTGCATTTTTTCTCCTCTACTATTATTCTTTTTATCTAACTGAGCTATCTGTTTATCTGAACTCAAGTTTAACTTACTATCAGAACAATATTTATGTACATCTACTTTGCCTCCATAACTGTTACCTCCTCGAATCGAAAAAACAAAACCATTTTTACCAGGAGTATGATCTTGTAATTCATACCCAGGATTTCCTACATCAGAAAACACCACCATTAAATCCCGTTGATATGCATATTCCGACACATCGTAATCAAACACTACATCATATTCTAATGTAAAATTCTCAGGAAACTCTTCTATAAATTCAGGAACATAAGATCCCTTTCCTGCGCCTATTTGTATAAAACGTCCTTCTGTATTATTTAACGTTACAACCTCTGCTGAGTTCGAAGAATTCCAGCGTGCTGGCAAATCTCCTATTTCATCTTGGCTAAAATCTTCAAATGCTATTACGTTTTCACCAGCTACAAAATCAAACTTGGAATATGCTGCAAAAGAAGGTTTGGTATCTGTTTCACTTATTTCATGTTCTACTTCATTTTCAGAAGAAATAATAGCACCCTCTTTCTTTTTACTTTTTTTATTTTTTTTCTTCTTTTTAGGTTTTCCATC
This genomic interval carries:
- a CDS encoding OmpA family protein, with translation MKTTKQIIGIAVLFFMMCIPQNIEAQFWKKVAKTAERAAEKTVLKKTEEKVSKKTSKTIDDTVDGKPKKKKKNKKSKKKEGAIISSENEVEHEISETDTKPSFAAYSKFDFVAGENVIAFEDFSQDEIGDLPARWNSSNSAEVVTLNNTEGRFIQIGAGKGSYVPEFIEEFPENFTLEYDVVFDYDVSEYAYQRDLMVVFSDVGNPGYELQDHTPGKNGFVFSIRGGNSYGGKVDVHKYCSDSKLNLSSDKQIAQLDKKNNSRGEKMHISIWKQKQRMRIYIDEKKVFDIPRAFEKTTVLKNVKFFSQTKPENTFYYVGNIRYAVGKPDMRNKLITEGKLVTYGITFDTGKASVKSASYGTIKKIAKILSDNPTIKVSITGHTDKDGDEVFNQKLSKKRAVSVKNVLVDKFGIDGSRLETNGKGESDPISKENTLEAKAKNRRVEFKKL